The following is a genomic window from Methylomarinum vadi.
GTGCCCGGGAGATCCTCACCCGTTGCCGACTGGCGTTGGATAAGCTGACAGCCGAACTCGAGGACAAGGAGACATTGAGTGGTGATGACGTGACCCGGATAGCTGCGGGCTGTGATGTGGGAAACGCCCCCAAATAGAATCGGTCACCATGTCACGGTGCCGATAAAATCTGACTGTCTCGATAACTGGGCGAGATGACATTATGTTTATAACGAAGCGTTATCTTATCTATGCAAACGCACTATCAACCTGACCCGGTCCTGCGACGTCTGCGTTGGCTGACCTGGACCATCGTACTGATCCTGGTTCTCTGGCAGTTCCTGCCCTGGATTGAACGCTATCTGATCGGCATGACGTCAGAACCACGAGCCGTCACGGCGCGCGGCGAACTGGCGGCCGACGAGCGGTCGACTATTAAGATCTTCGAGCAGTCCAGCCCCTCGGTGGTGTTCATCAGCACCCGCCAGCGGGTACGCGATCTCTGGACGCGGAATGTCTTCAGCGTGCCGAGGGGAACGGGTTCGGGGTTCATTTGGGACGACCTGGGTCATGTGGTGACGAACAACCATGTGATAGAGGGGGCTTCCGAGGCGACCGTGCGGCTCAACGACGGGCGCCGCTATAGTGCTGTGCTCGTTGGCACCAGCCCTGCCCACGACTTGGCCGTGTTGCGCATCAACGTGGCCTTCGACCGGCCGCCGCCGGTACCCGTGGGAACGAGTGGCGACCTAAAGGTGGGGCAGAAAGTGTTTGCCATCGGCAACCCGTTCGGTCTCGATTACACGCTGACCAGCGGTCTGGTTTCGGCGCTGGACCGGTCGCTGGCCGAAGACAACGGCGCCACCATAGAGCACCTGATCCAGACCGATGCGGCGATCAACCCGGGTAACTCCGGGGGACCGCTGTTGGACAGTGCCGGCCGTTTGATAGGCATCAACACCGCGATCTACAGCCCGTCCGGCGCCTACGCGGGGATAGGATTCGCGGTCCCAGTGGATACCGTGAACCGGGTGGTGCCGCAGCTGATTGCGCGCGGTAAATACATACGCCCCAGTCTCGGTGTGAGCGTTGATGCGGGTATCAATCGGGCACTCACGAAGCAACTCGGTATTGAAGGCGTCCTCTTGCTCAAGGTCGAACCGGGTTCGGCAGCCGATGTGGCTGGTTTGCGTGGGACCAAGATCGATCGTGACGGTGATGTCATTCCCGGCGATATCATCATCGCCGTGGCAGGTCAGCCGGTGGACTCTGTCACCGCGCTGCTGGGGCGGCTCGATGATCATCGTATCGGGGATCAAGTTACCCTGCGTATCTGGCGTGCCGGACGCGAACTGGATGTCGATGTCGTTCTACAAGGAGGGACCTGATCGAGCCGGCCGAAACGCGGTGTTGGTCAATTCAAGGTGATCGAGTGGGAGGTCATGGCGTATGGTTTTGACAACCGATGATGTACTCAAGGTGGCGCATCTTGCGCGGTTGGCCGTCGACGAGACTGAGCTGGATGCCTACGCCAAAGAGCTTTCCAGCATTCTCGATCTGGTTCAACAGATGGATACCATAGACACGAAAGGGGTGGTGCCCATGGCGCACCCTTTGGATATGGCGCAGCGATTGCGCCCCGATGTGGTGACGGAAACCAACCAAAGAGAGCTGCTGCAATCCGTCGCGCCCCTTGTCGAAGATGGCTTGTACCTGGTGCCGCGTGTCATTGAGTAGAAGGGAAATATTCGGGGCCTGCCAAACAGGGAGTCAAACGGATTTGGCACCAAACCAACGTCTGATGGTTTCCTTCTCGGATTCACTCCAGTTCTGATGCAGGAGCTTTTCCCGATCGAGACCATTGCAGGTCTGGCCAACCTTGTCGCCCGGCAAACGGCGGTAGCCGCAGCGGGTGCAGACCAATCGTTTTCCGCCTGTCTCTTGAACCCACTCGTGAACCGTGTTGAGCAGGTCTGAAAGTCTCACTGCCTCACTACCCGGATCCGTTGTAGTCTTTTGCTGAGGCACCCTTGGCTTACTTGCCCTTGACTCGTTCATACACGGTGGCGTGACATTTCGGGCAGGGC
Proteins encoded in this region:
- a CDS encoding S1C family serine protease, which translates into the protein MQTHYQPDPVLRRLRWLTWTIVLILVLWQFLPWIERYLIGMTSEPRAVTARGELAADERSTIKIFEQSSPSVVFISTRQRVRDLWTRNVFSVPRGTGSGFIWDDLGHVVTNNHVIEGASEATVRLNDGRRYSAVLVGTSPAHDLAVLRINVAFDRPPPVPVGTSGDLKVGQKVFAIGNPFGLDYTLTSGLVSALDRSLAEDNGATIEHLIQTDAAINPGNSGGPLLDSAGRLIGINTAIYSPSGAYAGIGFAVPVDTVNRVVPQLIARGKYIRPSLGVSVDAGINRALTKQLGIEGVLLLKVEPGSAADVAGLRGTKIDRDGDVIPGDIIIAVAGQPVDSVTALLGRLDDHRIGDQVTLRIWRAGRELDVDVVLQGGT
- the gatC gene encoding Asp-tRNA(Asn)/Glu-tRNA(Gln) amidotransferase subunit GatC: MVLTTDDVLKVAHLARLAVDETELDAYAKELSSILDLVQQMDTIDTKGVVPMAHPLDMAQRLRPDVVTETNQRELLQSVAPLVEDGLYLVPRVIE